The following proteins are encoded in a genomic region of Haloarcula salinisoli:
- a CDS encoding isoaspartyl peptidase/L-asparaginase, with protein sequence MYVTAHGGAGSPPEEPADRQRALADAVASAATADTPLAAVCLAVRPLELDPDFNAGVGGAVQSDGVVRTEAGVMADEGTAGAAAGLTGVAHATDVARLVATETPHLLVAGDPARELAAAHGVDTGVTLLTDATDGRIEAADPPPLASDAHLDWVREHFSGTDTVGAVATDGDRLAAATSTAGRWFALAGRVGDVPQLGAGFFADDRGGASATGEGEAIARFGLARRAVELLDTFSPREAANEAIAEFKRETGGRAGVLVLDHEGRVGREHNTAAMQTARTDD encoded by the coding sequence GTCACCGCCCACGGCGGTGCCGGCAGCCCACCCGAGGAGCCGGCTGACCGCCAGCGGGCCCTCGCCGACGCGGTCGCGAGCGCCGCGACGGCCGACACGCCACTCGCAGCCGTCTGTCTGGCCGTCCGCCCGCTGGAACTGGACCCCGATTTCAACGCCGGCGTCGGCGGGGCCGTCCAGAGCGACGGCGTCGTCCGCACGGAGGCCGGTGTGATGGCCGACGAGGGGACTGCGGGCGCCGCGGCGGGATTGACGGGCGTGGCACACGCCACAGACGTGGCTCGTCTCGTCGCCACGGAGACGCCCCACCTGCTCGTCGCCGGCGACCCCGCCCGCGAGCTGGCGGCCGCTCACGGCGTGGACACCGGGGTTACCCTGCTGACCGACGCGACCGACGGGCGAATCGAGGCGGCGGACCCGCCACCCCTCGCCAGCGACGCCCATCTCGACTGGGTCCGCGAGCACTTTTCGGGCACCGACACCGTCGGCGCTGTGGCGACCGACGGCGACCGTCTGGCGGCGGCCACCTCCACGGCGGGGCGGTGGTTCGCGCTCGCCGGCCGCGTCGGCGACGTGCCCCAACTTGGTGCGGGCTTCTTCGCCGACGACCGAGGTGGCGCGAGTGCGACCGGCGAGGGCGAGGCAATCGCCCGCTTCGGCCTGGCTCGCCGCGCCGTCGAACTCCTCGATACGTTCAGCCCCCGGGAGGCCGCCAACGAGGCTATCGCCGAGTTCAAACGCGAGACCGGGGGACGGGCGGGTGTTCTCGTGCTGGACCACGAGGGACGTGTCGGGCGTGAACACAACACTGCCGCGATGCAGACTGCGCGAACTGACGACTGA
- the map gene encoding type II methionyl aminopeptidase — MSDVDFEAEQYEKCREAGEILAQVRDEAAERVEVGVSHLEVAEWAEDKIRELGGEPAFPVNISIDEEAAHATPERDDDTTFGEEMVNLDIGVHVDGWLADTAVTVDLSGQDELAAASAEALDAALEVAGPGVDVGQIGAAVEDVIEGYGFNPVVNLTGHGLGHWEQHTAPNIPNREVAQGATLSPGDVVAIEPFATDGRGKVKEGSSEEIFALEREGNIRDRTARQVLDQVTEEFKTLPFAARWLDSPRSKMALRRLKQQDMVHGYPVLKEEDGKFVSQKEHTVIVTDDGVEVTTRSR; from the coding sequence ATGAGCGACGTCGATTTCGAAGCCGAGCAGTACGAGAAGTGTCGCGAGGCCGGCGAGATACTGGCCCAGGTACGCGACGAGGCCGCCGAGCGCGTCGAGGTCGGGGTCTCCCACCTCGAAGTCGCCGAGTGGGCCGAGGACAAGATTCGGGAGCTGGGCGGAGAGCCGGCGTTCCCGGTCAACATCTCCATCGACGAGGAGGCCGCCCACGCGACGCCGGAACGGGATGACGACACCACGTTCGGCGAGGAGATGGTCAACCTGGACATCGGCGTCCACGTCGACGGCTGGCTGGCCGACACCGCGGTGACGGTGGACCTCTCGGGCCAGGACGAGCTGGCCGCCGCCTCCGCGGAGGCGCTTGACGCGGCTCTGGAGGTCGCCGGCCCCGGCGTCGACGTGGGTCAGATCGGCGCCGCCGTCGAGGACGTCATCGAGGGGTACGGGTTCAACCCCGTCGTCAACCTGACCGGCCACGGGCTGGGCCACTGGGAACAACACACCGCGCCGAACATTCCGAACCGCGAGGTAGCCCAGGGGGCGACGCTCTCGCCGGGCGACGTGGTCGCCATCGAGCCGTTCGCGACCGACGGCCGCGGCAAGGTCAAGGAGGGCTCCAGCGAGGAAATCTTCGCGCTCGAACGCGAGGGCAATATCAGAGACCGCACCGCCCGGCAGGTGTTAGACCAGGTCACCGAGGAGTTCAAGACGCTGCCCTTCGCCGCCCGCTGGCTCGACTCGCCGCGGTCGAAGATGGCGCTACGCCGACTCAAACAGCAGGACATGGTCCACGGCTATCCGGTGCTGAAGGAGGAAGATGGAAAATTCGTCAGTCAGAAGGAACACACTGTCATCGTGACCGACGACGGCGTGGAAGTGACGACAAGATCGCGGTAG
- a CDS encoding HIT family protein, producing MDSVFAPWRIDWVEREDKNPDTDCVFCAFRDEEADRENRVVARSDHAFVLLNNYPYNPGHVMVIPHAHTGEYGDLDDETLLDHARLKQRTFDALERGMGPDAFNAGLNLGGKAAGGSIDDHLHTHVVPRWEGDTNFMPVVSDTQVIVEAVEDSYDRIHEGFAEQDGTSVPGPDAAVRVEAPPKGL from the coding sequence ATGGACAGCGTGTTCGCGCCGTGGCGCATCGACTGGGTCGAACGTGAGGACAAGAACCCCGACACTGACTGTGTCTTCTGTGCGTTCCGGGACGAGGAGGCAGACCGCGAGAACCGCGTCGTCGCCCGGAGCGACCACGCGTTCGTCCTGCTGAACAACTACCCGTACAACCCCGGACACGTGATGGTCATCCCCCACGCACACACCGGCGAGTACGGCGACCTCGACGACGAGACGCTGCTGGACCACGCCAGGCTGAAACAGCGGACCTTCGACGCCCTGGAGCGTGGCATGGGGCCAGATGCTTTCAACGCCGGCCTGAACCTCGGTGGGAAGGCGGCGGGTGGCTCCATCGACGACCACCTCCACACCCACGTCGTCCCGCGATGGGAGGGTGACACCAACTTCATGCCCGTCGTGAGCGACACGCAGGTCATCGTCGAGGCAGTCGAGGACAGCTACGACCGGATACACGAGGGGTTCGCCGAGCAGGACGGCACCAGCGTCCCCGGACCGGACGCAGCCGTACGGGTCGAAGCGCCCCCGAAGGGGCTTTAG
- a CDS encoding cation diffusion facilitator family transporter has product MSRRDTLRRVGLLVLGVNLALALLKGAVWLSTGSLAVQSEAVNSTADTAYSLVIVAGLYLTTQPPDFEHPHGHERIEPFVSLFVAAGIFAAGGIVLFQAGRALLSGTVASTQGPYAVGVLVLSAAAKYGLYRYCLAAGDDSHSPALVATAKDNRNDILTAGAALVGVVGASAGYPLLDPLAAVVVAVGILYTGYEVVRDNVAYLVGAAPPADLRREILERALAHDQVEGAHDVIAHYVGPEIDVSLHIEVEGELTLYEAHDIETEVIQSIKALPEVDDVFVHVDPKELGEWKDDDEVERLADLE; this is encoded by the coding sequence ATGTCCCGGCGCGACACACTCCGGCGGGTCGGCCTCCTCGTGCTGGGTGTCAACCTCGCGCTGGCGCTGCTGAAAGGCGCCGTCTGGCTCTCCACGGGGAGTCTGGCCGTCCAGAGCGAGGCGGTCAACAGCACCGCCGACACCGCCTACTCGCTGGTCATCGTCGCCGGGCTCTACCTGACGACCCAGCCACCGGATTTCGAACACCCCCACGGTCACGAGCGCATCGAGCCGTTCGTCTCGCTGTTCGTCGCCGCGGGTATCTTCGCCGCGGGCGGTATCGTGCTCTTCCAGGCCGGTCGGGCGCTGCTTTCGGGCACCGTCGCCTCCACCCAGGGCCCCTACGCCGTCGGCGTGCTCGTGCTGTCGGCGGCCGCGAAGTACGGCCTCTATCGGTACTGTCTCGCGGCCGGCGACGACTCCCACTCCCCGGCGCTGGTGGCGACGGCAAAGGACAACCGCAACGACATCCTGACCGCCGGGGCAGCGCTGGTCGGTGTCGTCGGCGCGTCGGCCGGCTACCCACTGTTGGACCCGCTGGCCGCCGTCGTCGTCGCCGTCGGTATCCTCTACACCGGCTACGAGGTCGTCCGGGACAACGTCGCCTATCTCGTGGGTGCCGCCCCGCCCGCGGACCTCCGGCGGGAGATTCTCGAACGCGCGCTGGCCCACGACCAGGTGGAGGGCGCCCACGACGTCATCGCCCACTACGTCGGCCCCGAGATCGACGTGAGCCTCCACATCGAGGTCGAGGGCGAGCTGACGCTGTACGAGGCCCACGATATCGAGACCGAGGTCATCCAGTCCATCAAGGCGTTGCCGGAGGTCGACGACGTGTTCGTCCACGTCGACCCGAAGGAACTGGGCGAGTGGAAGGACGACGACGAGGTCGAGCGGCTGGCCGACCTGGAGTGA
- a CDS encoding DoxX family protein: MTDDSETDGTTFRLGRLVFGLGMALQASEDFRDMDDTVEYAESAGVPFPDRMAPLASGMMLVGGLGVAFWRLPRVATGAVTSFLAVVTLTMHDFWNADPDDRDGERLAFFGNLAMFGAAVAFLHEAWRSD, translated from the coding sequence ATGACAGACGACAGCGAAACGGACGGCACGACGTTCAGACTCGGGCGACTCGTCTTCGGTCTCGGGATGGCCCTGCAGGCCTCCGAGGACTTCCGGGACATGGACGACACCGTCGAGTACGCCGAGTCGGCGGGGGTCCCGTTTCCCGACCGTATGGCCCCACTGGCCTCGGGGATGATGCTCGTCGGCGGCCTGGGGGTCGCGTTCTGGCGGCTGCCACGCGTCGCGACCGGCGCGGTGACGAGCTTTCTCGCGGTCGTCACCCTGACCATGCACGACTTCTGGAACGCCGACCCGGACGACCGCGACGGCGAACGGCTGGCCTTCTTCGGCAACCTGGCGATGTTCGGCGCGGCTGTGGCGTTCCTACACGAGGCCTGGCGTTCCGACTGA